The following are from one region of the Georgenia sp. M64 genome:
- a CDS encoding ABC transporter permease, with the protein MSGGSALGDAVRYLNDPLSWTRRGGILDLLADHLWMTLVAVALAAVVALPLGVLLARLRRGSAVVVTAANLTRALPTLALLYIFTAAIGFGQRPTILAVAIFAVPPILSNTFTGLQEVDPAARDAGRGMGMSRGRLLTSVELPLALPLIGAGLRTAVVQVIATVSLASLVGGGGLGLIISNGIFTQRFGQAMAGALLVVVLALGVEALLAVGQRVLTPAPMRVAGRRRRRGSGAAVRG; encoded by the coding sequence ATGAGCGGCGGCTCGGCGCTGGGCGACGCCGTCCGGTACCTCAACGACCCGCTCAGCTGGACCCGGCGCGGCGGCATCCTCGACCTCCTCGCCGACCACCTGTGGATGACCCTGGTGGCCGTGGCGCTCGCGGCCGTCGTCGCCCTGCCCCTCGGGGTCCTGCTCGCGCGGCTGCGCCGCGGCTCCGCCGTCGTGGTCACCGCGGCGAACCTCACCCGCGCCCTGCCGACCTTGGCGCTGCTCTACATCTTCACCGCGGCGATCGGGTTCGGTCAGCGGCCCACGATCCTCGCCGTCGCGATCTTCGCCGTCCCGCCCATCCTGTCGAACACCTTCACCGGCCTGCAGGAGGTCGACCCGGCCGCCCGCGACGCCGGCCGCGGCATGGGGATGTCACGCGGACGGCTCCTCACCTCGGTCGAGCTCCCGCTGGCGCTCCCACTGATCGGTGCCGGCCTGCGCACCGCCGTCGTGCAGGTCATCGCCACCGTCTCCCTGGCGTCGCTCGTCGGAGGAGGGGGCCTGGGGCTCATCATCTCCAACGGCATCTTCACCCAGCGGTTCGGCCAGGCGATGGCCGGCGCGCTGCTGGTGGTCGTGCTCGCCCTGGGCGTGGAGGCGCTGCTCGCGGTGGGGCAGCGGGTGCTGACGCCGGCGCCCATGCGCGTCGCCGGGCGACGGCGCCGACGTGGCAGCGGCGCCGCGGTCCGCGGGTAG
- a CDS encoding ABC transporter permease subunit, with translation MILPASVAVENPWLSWGYVESNWDDLARLTGQHVSLTVQAVLIALAIALPLALLARARPAVAGALLGTSAVLYTVPSLALFGLLAPFTGIGRTTVLIGLVAYAMLVLVRNILVGLQGVPPDVVDAARGMGYSGGRQLLAVELPLALPAIITGVRLATVTTVALVTVGVVVGYGGLGQLMFRGFSSSYRAEIMTATLLCLAIALVADVVLLALGRALAPWSRRRVA, from the coding sequence GTGATCCTGCCCGCGTCGGTCGCCGTGGAGAACCCCTGGCTCTCCTGGGGCTACGTCGAGAGCAACTGGGACGACCTCGCCCGGCTCACCGGGCAGCACGTCAGCCTCACCGTCCAGGCGGTGCTCATCGCGCTGGCGATCGCTCTGCCCCTCGCGCTGCTCGCCCGCGCCCGCCCGGCCGTCGCCGGCGCCCTGCTCGGCACCTCCGCCGTCCTGTACACGGTGCCCTCGCTCGCGCTCTTCGGTCTCCTCGCGCCGTTCACCGGGATCGGCCGCACCACGGTCCTCATCGGCCTCGTCGCCTACGCGATGCTCGTGCTCGTGCGCAACATCCTCGTCGGCCTCCAGGGCGTGCCGCCCGACGTCGTCGACGCCGCCCGCGGCATGGGCTACTCCGGGGGCCGGCAGCTCCTCGCCGTCGAGCTGCCCCTCGCCCTGCCCGCGATCATCACCGGCGTCCGCCTCGCCACGGTGACGACGGTGGCGCTGGTGACCGTCGGCGTCGTCGTCGGGTACGGCGGGCTGGGGCAGCTGATGTTCCGCGGGTTCAGCTCCTCCTACCGCGCGGAGATCATGACCGCGACGCTGCTGTGCCTGGCGATCGCCCTCGTCGCGGACGTGGTCCTCCTCGCCCTCGGCCGCGCCTTGGCGCCCTGGTCCCGGCGGCGGGTCGCATGA
- a CDS encoding ATP-binding cassette domain-containing protein has protein sequence MATAPSQALIRFDGVGKTYPDGTVAVAELDLDVAEHELLTLVGPSGSGKSTLLRMVNRLVEPTSGRVLLDGEDVAATDPVRLRRGIGYVIQNVGLFPHRTVAQNVATVPGLLGWDRGRTRERVDELLTLVRLDPALHGPRYPHELSGGQRQRVGVARALATDPRVMLMDEPFGAVDPEGRRGLQQEFRRIHDELGTTVLLVTHDIDEAVLLGDRVAVFSQGGRLEQVADPVTVLTRPATPFVEGFIGDSRAVRLMSVAHLEAGDVDGAPVTTGADAPAPPADGAPREPLRVGQSLDVAFSALAASPDGTVPVHRTDGTALGVLTFAGLHAALRRAGSPASSAG, from the coding sequence GTGGCCACCGCACCCAGCCAGGCGCTCATCCGCTTCGACGGCGTGGGCAAGACCTACCCCGACGGCACCGTCGCGGTGGCCGAGCTGGACCTCGACGTCGCCGAGCACGAGCTCCTCACCCTCGTCGGGCCCTCCGGGTCGGGCAAGTCCACGCTCCTGCGGATGGTCAACCGCCTGGTGGAGCCCACGAGCGGCCGGGTGCTCCTCGACGGCGAGGACGTCGCGGCCACCGACCCCGTCCGGCTGCGCCGGGGCATCGGCTACGTCATCCAGAACGTGGGGCTCTTCCCCCACCGCACGGTGGCGCAGAACGTCGCCACCGTCCCGGGTCTGCTCGGGTGGGACCGGGGCCGCACGCGCGAGCGCGTCGACGAGCTGCTCACGCTCGTCCGCCTGGACCCCGCCCTGCACGGGCCCCGCTACCCCCACGAGCTCTCCGGGGGTCAGCGTCAGCGCGTGGGCGTCGCCCGCGCACTGGCGACCGACCCGCGCGTCATGCTCATGGACGAGCCCTTCGGCGCGGTCGACCCCGAGGGCCGGCGCGGGCTGCAGCAGGAGTTCCGGCGCATCCACGACGAGCTCGGCACGACGGTGCTGCTCGTGACCCACGACATCGACGAGGCGGTCCTGCTCGGGGACCGGGTGGCCGTCTTCAGCCAGGGCGGCCGGCTCGAGCAGGTCGCCGACCCCGTCACCGTCCTCACCCGTCCCGCGACGCCGTTCGTCGAGGGGTTCATCGGCGACTCCCGGGCCGTGCGGCTCATGTCCGTGGCCCACCTCGAGGCCGGCGACGTCGACGGCGCACCGGTCACCACCGGCGCGGACGCCCCGGCCCCCCCGGCCGACGGCGCCCCCCGGGAGCCGCTACGGGTGGGTCAGAGCCTGGACGTCGCCTTCTCCGCCCTGGCGGCCAGCCCCGACGGGACGGTGCCGGTGCACCGGACCGACGGCACCGCCCTGGGTGTCCTGACCTTCGCGGGGCTCCACGCGGCCCTGCGACGAGCCGGCTCGCCCGCCTCATCGGCCGGATAG
- a CDS encoding aminotransferase class I/II-fold pyridoxal phosphate-dependent enzyme yields the protein MSERRWEQVARSVGLIGPDGTVAATVFAEMSALAVRTGAANLGQGFPDADGPDHVRAAAVAAIERGDNQYPPGPGIPQLRRAVADHQRAHYGLDVDPETVLVTAGATEAIAATVLALTGPGDEVVTLEPYYDSYAATIAMSGASHRTIPLRPGPDGFRLHPADVDAAFSPRTRLVLVNTPHNPTGTVLTRAELELLGRAAVAHDAVVVTDEVYEHLTFDGAAHVPMATLPGLAERTLTISSAGKTLSLTGWKVGWLHGPAELVTAVRTVKQFLTYVASGPFQHAVADALPDPRTADYVAGLARSLQDRRDLLCDALTSAGLVPVVPQGTYFVLADAAPLGHPDAVALCRDLPALAGVVAIPVSAFCVTGGETERALRSYVRFTFVKSPAVLEAAAAGLARLSRR from the coding sequence ATGAGCGAACGACGCTGGGAACAGGTCGCCCGGTCGGTGGGCCTCATCGGCCCCGACGGGACGGTCGCCGCGACGGTGTTCGCCGAGATGTCGGCGCTCGCGGTGCGGACCGGAGCGGCGAACCTCGGCCAGGGCTTCCCGGACGCCGACGGTCCCGACCATGTCAGGGCGGCGGCCGTCGCGGCGATCGAGCGGGGGGACAACCAGTACCCGCCCGGGCCCGGGATCCCGCAGCTGCGGCGCGCCGTGGCCGACCACCAGCGCGCGCACTACGGGCTGGACGTGGACCCGGAGACCGTCCTCGTCACCGCCGGTGCCACCGAGGCCATCGCCGCGACGGTGCTGGCGCTGACCGGGCCGGGGGACGAGGTGGTGACCCTCGAGCCGTACTACGACTCCTACGCCGCGACCATCGCCATGAGCGGCGCGTCCCACCGGACGATCCCGCTCCGGCCCGGACCCGACGGGTTCCGCCTCCACCCCGCCGACGTCGACGCCGCCTTCTCGCCCCGCACGCGCCTCGTCCTCGTCAACACCCCGCACAACCCCACCGGCACCGTCCTGACCCGGGCCGAGCTCGAGCTGCTCGGGCGGGCGGCCGTGGCCCACGACGCCGTCGTCGTCACCGACGAGGTGTACGAGCACCTCACGTTCGACGGCGCCGCGCACGTGCCCATGGCGACCCTCCCCGGGCTGGCGGAGCGGACGCTCACCATCTCCTCGGCCGGCAAGACGCTGTCCCTGACGGGGTGGAAGGTGGGCTGGCTGCACGGCCCCGCGGAGCTGGTCACCGCGGTGCGGACGGTCAAGCAGTTCCTCACCTACGTCGCCTCGGGCCCGTTCCAGCACGCCGTGGCCGACGCGCTGCCGGACCCGCGCACCGCGGACTACGTCGCCGGCCTGGCGCGGTCCCTGCAGGACCGCCGCGACCTCCTGTGCGACGCCCTCACCTCCGCCGGCCTGGTGCCGGTCGTGCCGCAGGGGACGTACTTCGTGCTCGCCGACGCCGCACCCCTGGGGCACCCCGACGCCGTCGCCCTGTGCCGCGACCTGCCGGCGCTCGCGGGCGTGGTGGCCATACCGGTCAGCGCGTTCTGCGTCACCGGCGGCGAGACGGAACGGGCGCTGCGCTCCTACGTCCGGTTCACCTTCGTCAAGTCGCCGGCGGTGCTCGAGGCCGCCGCGGCCGGTCTGGCGCGGCTGTCCCGCCGCTGA
- a CDS encoding helix-turn-helix domain-containing protein codes for MDTERDGADLVRRAALHAALADPARLRIVDTLTLGDASPSELARLLEMPSNLLAHHLRVLEREGVVDRRRSEGDGRRTYLRLVRGALDALGPPALRPAPRVLFVCTANSARSHLAAALWRRASEIPAASAGTHPAERINPGAVAAATRHHLPLPRVRPRHVSEVRGREDLVVTVCDRAHEELDLGADIHWSVPDPVPAGTTEAFDDALEEIGRRVDDLARLLT; via the coding sequence ATGGACACTGAGCGAGATGGCGCAGACCTGGTCCGGCGGGCGGCCCTGCACGCCGCCCTGGCCGACCCCGCCCGGTTGCGGATCGTCGACACCCTCACCCTCGGCGACGCCTCGCCGTCGGAGCTGGCGCGCCTGCTCGAGATGCCGTCGAACCTCCTCGCCCACCACCTCAGGGTGCTCGAGCGTGAGGGCGTCGTCGACCGGCGCCGGTCGGAGGGCGACGGGCGCCGCACCTACCTGCGGCTCGTGCGCGGTGCGCTCGACGCCCTCGGCCCGCCCGCCCTCCGGCCGGCCCCGCGCGTGCTCTTCGTCTGCACGGCCAACTCCGCGCGCTCCCACCTCGCCGCCGCCCTGTGGCGCCGCGCGAGCGAGATCCCGGCGGCGTCCGCCGGCACGCACCCGGCCGAGCGGATCAACCCCGGGGCGGTCGCCGCCGCGACCCGCCACCACCTCCCCCTCCCGCGGGTCCGGCCCCGCCACGTGAGCGAGGTGCGCGGCCGGGAGGACCTCGTCGTCACCGTCTGCGACCGCGCACACGAGGAGCTCGACCTCGGCGCGGACATCCACTGGTCCGTACCCGACCCCGTCCCCGCCGGCACCACCGAGGCGTTCGACGACGCGCTCGAGGAGATCGGTCGCCGCGTGGACGACCTCGCCCGCCTCCTCACCTGA
- a CDS encoding arsenate reductase ArsC — MSDRPSAMFVCVHNAGRSQMAAGFMRELSGGQVEVRSAGSMPADQINPVAVEAMREVGIDITAERPKVLTPEAVEVSDVVITMGCGDVCPYFPGVRYEDWVLEDPAGQGIEKVREVRDEIRGRIEKLLAELLPAPAEQA; from the coding sequence ATGTCCGACCGCCCCAGCGCGATGTTCGTCTGCGTCCACAACGCCGGCCGTTCCCAGATGGCCGCCGGCTTCATGCGCGAGCTCTCCGGCGGGCAGGTGGAGGTCCGCTCCGCCGGCTCGATGCCCGCCGACCAGATCAACCCGGTCGCGGTCGAGGCCATGCGCGAGGTGGGCATCGACATCACCGCGGAGAGGCCCAAGGTCCTCACCCCGGAGGCCGTCGAGGTCTCCGACGTCGTCATCACCATGGGCTGCGGGGACGTCTGCCCGTACTTCCCCGGGGTCCGCTACGAGGACTGGGTCCTCGAGGACCCCGCGGGCCAGGGCATCGAGAAGGTCCGCGAGGTGCGTGACGAGATCCGCGGGCGCATCGAGAAGCTCCTCGCCGAGCTCCTCCCGGCGCCCGCCGAGCAGGCCTGA